Genomic segment of Passer domesticus isolate bPasDom1 chromosome 4, bPasDom1.hap1, whole genome shotgun sequence:
AAACTTCATGAACATATTAGCACTAATATTTTGCACTAATCTTAAACTCTTTATATGCAAAGAGTACTTGACCTCTGTGAGAAGAGGCACAGAATTGGATTCTCACAACATTTCTTCAAGGTAAAGATATGTGTTGCAATGATTTAATAAATGGGGAAACTGGGCAAAGACAGATGAAGTGACCAATCTGTGGTCACTCAGTGAGTAAGGAAAAAACTCAGAGGTTCCCAGTCTCCTGCTTCAACAAGAAGTAATATGTCCCTTGTTTTTCTACATATATTTATCTCAGTGAGACAACTGCACTCtaccaaatatttatttgttctGGAATATTATTAATAAACTAATTAGATCTTAAGTAAAaatttctaaaaaatatttttacatgaaAATCTAGTAATAGTGATACAGAATAGTAATACAGAACAAGTGGAAAGAGAAGCTTCTGAATTTAACTCCTCCTCCCCCACTCTTCAATTTCTTTTCTCCCCAATTTCATGCTCTTAGATTGAAAGGATTAGTGAGAGCTTCAGATTGATGGTCAGCATCACAAGGTCAGCTCCTACAAGTGACACTGCCTGATTAAACATATAGATTTAGAATGAAGCAAATCTGAAAGAGAAGCAAGTATCCTGAAAAACACTTATgctattatattaaaaaaaatgagtTGATACATACAGCTGGTCAAGATTTCTGCTAATGTAAGTATCAGTATACAAGCAAGTCTAAAAGATTAATCTAAAAATTATAGTCTGACTCATGATATACTGTGGCAAAACCACATAACTTTCTGGCAAAACAGAATGATGGTTTACTTTTAATGGTTACAAACATTGATACAACTGAGAGAGAAGTTCATACTCAGCCCTGATGCACAACACCACAGTACATTTTTCCCAGCCTTTTGGGCTTTGACGCCCTTGACTACAACCCACTGAAGGCACCATTCCACAGGGAACAGCAAACTGAGCTGATAGATCACATTACTGCAACACAGATTAAACCAGAAATATGTCACTGTCACAGTGCTCCTCCTCGTGAAGCCAGTCCTCTGTGCACAGCATCGGATGCTTTGTACCAAACTTTCTGGCTCCCTCTTGTGTCAGGAGAACAATAGGAACAGCTGGACACATCACGATGGATGAgaccagggctgcagggacaaaAGCCTGAGGATGAGTCCATGACATGGTATTTCACTTATCTtctctcccacatgaaaagtgtgTTAAAACCAAAAGGGAAACACTCCCTAACTGAAGATgctttatgggaaaaaaaatgggaaagttAAACAACTGTGTGAGGGTTAGAGACAGAGAAGTTCCCTCTTTCCTTTTGCATTTGGCTGACCCACCAGCAGTTTTCTGTAGCTCCAACACACAAATGAGGCATACAAGATTTTTGATGGGCACTCTGTCAGATGTCCCAGTTTGCAGCGACCATAGGTTATGTAGTCAAGCTCCAGAAGGATGAAGGACCCAGTAGCTGGGACTGGGAAATAACCAAAGGATAACTAAGCCTAAAACATAGCATTTTACACACTGCATTCTTGTAAAACCTGGCAAGACCACTACTTTTTGAAGTTGGTAGctaaacattaaaaagaaaaccagtatCTTCCTCTTCTTATGTGAATTGTGCTTGTCTGAAAACTCAGTGAGAAAATGAGAAGGAATATGACCTTTTTTGCTACAGGCCTTTTTTGCAGACAGTCATCAGGAGTTCACTGGGGAAGCCTGGTGCCTTATTTATTGTGTGCACTTCATGCAAAATTCttctattaatttttaaagctgaAAACATTACTCTGCCCCCTTCCTGCTCACCCCCATATTTCTCTTAAATTCAACCACAGCACTACCTCAGAAAACTCACCCAAATAATTCTAGGCTGAAGCATATTTCACTTGTTAGCAACTTCACTGAAATAAAGTCCTAGCAGTAAGTTTCAAACATATTATCTTAGCTCTCTTTTACTTGAAATAAATAATATCATTATAATATTAGCCTTGTGGAATCTCAGGTGACAACTAGgatccctgggcagcagggcctggagaaCATAAGAAATGCAAAAAGTTCTAAAGCTTTTTTCTAAACACTCAACACATGGCATATTTCAAACACTTCGGGTTCTAGGCCCAGAATGCTCACATCTTCACTTCTTTCAAGCATTGCAGCAAGAAAAATGAAGTTTAGAACAGGAAAAAGCATAAATTACTCTGATCTACTGTATAAGGGTTTATTAGTAACTTTGAGTAATAAAAAGGGTTTTGGTCAAGGGTGGAAAgtaactgaaaacaaaaactgGAGCACCAGTCAACAAAACTGCCCTCAGGAGTAACATGATGCCAGAAAAGTAGATCAGGATCTTTCCTGTGACAaaaagcctttttaaaaatttaatctaAAAAAACTTATGTTTTAAGGCCTCACACAAACCTGCTACCAACAGCTTGGTGTATAATAAAAAGTCTATTTAAAAGTGAATTATTAAAATGAAGTTGACCTTTGTAAAGATATATCTACTCTATTTTCTATTCTACTACTCACTAAATTGcatcaacaaaataaatattatttggtTAAAGCATAATGGAGTTATGCAGATAATTAGTTCTGCCATCAAATAGTGCAACTGAAGGAGAAACCCAGTTCTGTGAAGTACATGGACTGCAACTTTGACCTGTATTCAAAAATTTGACACTAAGCCTACAAGAAGTCAGACATAAACCAAACAGCATCACAGTACTGCATAAATATTGCAATATCCTACTGATCAATAAACACTTATTTGAAAACATAAGTTGTTGGAGGGAATTAAAAGTGGCAGAGTTTATAGCAAAAGGCTGACCTGCACTTCTTCCAGTGTAAAAATATTCTGTCAAGGCTGATGAATTTTATTCCCATGTGAATCATAGGAATAATTACCATCTTACTTCACTGACCAACATAATAAACACTAATTGCCCCAGACAGTCCCTAAAAAAGGATTAAAGCTCCATTTCCCAAAAATGCACCCAAAATCTTATCTGCTGGCTTAAACAAAACACGTGacacttttctttttattttcaaataatttgggTGTTTCTTCTTGTTTGAAATAGATTCTGTTATATTAGGATGCTACATGCCAATACATCAGAAtgacatgaaaatattttaattttttcatttcaatgtCTGAATTCAGCTGTCTAAACACCAGCCCATAGTGCCATGAAATAACTGCCCAGGACTTCCTGGCTACACACACCTTCAGCCAGGATGCCCTAAGGCCTTTAGCTAGGATAAACAGTGACATTCAGGCAACTGAACTGATCTCAGAACCCTTACATTTTCCAGAatttgtttctattttcttcTAAAGCCATATCTATACAACCTGTTCAAAATTAATCTGCAAATATTTGTAGATTGCTACAAATGTGCTTTTCCACCTAGCAGAAATTGCATATTACTTCTTTGTAGTTCACTACTTAAGGAGGGCAAAAATAATTACAGGGTTAGCTGAAAAGTCATTATAAAAGCTGCTTCCAGAAGATTATTCAGTAATTAAAAGTCTTTCCATAAAACACTTTATTTTGGTGGAAAAACATAAACCTGTATCAAGACAGAGAACcacctgaaaattaaaaaaagtttaatttacAGCAAAACCAGAATTTCTGTGATATAAACACATTCCAGTGAGATAGAAAGATTTACTGGATTTTGGAGACACATATTTGGGCCACATGCCTCCATTTAAGACTTTGACTTTAATCCACACCATCTGTCCACAGTGTCATTTTGCCTGCCCAAATCCAGCAATCAGGGCTACAAGGCCTGAAATCAGGGCAAAAAGGCCAAATACTGCAAAACACTGCAGACTCCTCCAGAACCTTTCATTTAGGCCACCTGAAAATGACTTTGGCTAAAGAGAGCAGAACAAGAGCCCTCCTAAACAAAAAAAGTGAGGTGTTTACATTGCCCATGcagagcccagaactggactaTTCTGCAGACAGATGGTCTACCTTGCATAACATCTGCTCTCTTTCAAGTTTTCAGTGGCTGGAGAGGCTCTAAACTTGCTTCAAATCTATTCCCAATCCCAGTAATGGGtgtttctgcagccagcagcctCCTCCCAAGGACCGTGCTTTTCTCCATGCCATGCACATACATACCATTAATTtgcagctctgctttccctgcaTTTTGTCCCCAACTTCTTGCTTGAGGTGGTCTAATTCTGATAGAGCCTGCATCAAACGAGTTTTGGTTTCTTCATACCTTGTTTCAGCAAAACCAAGCTCTCTGTACCACTTCTGAGCCTAACGGGAAGAACAAAAATTACTGAGTATAATTAGTCCAGCAGTGGTATCCTTTCTCAATACCAGCTTACATGCATGGATTTGAGGCTGCTCTCTACACCATAGCTTTTGAATTGTTATCAAttgattaaaataaatgaagttaTACAATACACTACCATCTTATGATAAGACATTAATGCAACTCTAGAATTATGCCCTATAGAATATCTCACTAGAGTTATgtcaaaaatattatttaaatttatttctaaatgtGAAGGTACCATGAATATTCtgaataaagtttaaaaaagcaGTGGTGTATGCACACATGATTTCAGAGATCACATCTTTGAAAGCCCTCAGAGCAAAGTGAAACCAAGTTTTTTATTAGCTGGCAGGGGGGAAAAGTCTTCTTGAGGAGTGTGCCATGGTTTTAACTGggacagagttaattttctccttAGTAGCTGACACAATGCAGTGTTTAATTCAGTAtaagaatcaaaacaaacatGTCAAAAATAAAGAATGCAAAGAAGCGAGGGGAAAGCCCCCCATATGctcactttttaatttttttctaggcTTCCTTCATTCCACTTACACACATTAACTGtagttttgaaaagaaaagcaaacctgaaccaaaaaccacaaaaaagccCTCAATAGCTCAGCTGGTTGCCTGAGAGCAAGCTCTTTCCTTTGTATGAGATATCATTTTTTCTCCTATCTGGAAGCAAAGGTTTCACATTATTTTAAGTAAACTGACGAAAGTATTTTAACACACAACTTCCTTATAACACACAAAACTATTAGAATGAGCCAAGTTAATCAGATtttacaacagaaataaaaccaaaatgtttCTTTATGTTCAAAATACAAGGTCAGAAGTCCTTGTCTAACCATCCAACAGTCATCTAAACCCACCCCTTCATTCCAGTTGCTTCACTTGAAAGCTGGGAAGTCTTATAAAGCTGctttcaaaggaaaataatttcatacaAACACCATGAAAACCCtattgctgtttttcttttacataCTCAACACACCTGCTGCTGCCAATGGTTTGTCCACAGGGCATGTAAGGGATCCCTGTTACAACCCCAGAAATATACACCTGCCATTAAAACACTACATTCTGCTTAGATGTGCATGGAGTGGAGACTGATTAATAAATAGGAATGTGAATATCTAGTGCATTCAGAAAGGCACAGCACTAAAAGCTTCCTTGGATGGTGTCAAAAGTGCAGATTTACTTCACACAGACACAGAAGTCTCCAAGCAGGTGTTGCTGGACTTGGTGTTTGCTACACAGCGTGGAGAGGAGGGCAGCACGCCTGGCaatgcctctgggtgcagcaaaCCCCTGACATGATCTGGCTTCTCACTCAAAAACTGCTTTCAGTTCAGCTTTGCAGTAACCCTCAGGGCTTCCACCACCCTCTCCTCATTCCCAGTGATGTGGAGGgaagcagctgcccagaggtgGCCAGAGTGGGCAGGTTGTTGTGTGTGCCTTTGCCAGGGCACTCAGCCTCTGGCACAGTGTGCTGCAGGAATGCAGCTGCACTTGATGCTCACCCAGCCAAGGGTGACTGTGCCATGCATCACTCAAAGATCAGAGGAACATTTTGGTTCTGCAGATCAGAGACTTCCCTGTTTTGTGAAAGTGTTAGAGCCTGGCAGAAAGAAGACAGCCatgtaagaaaacaaaagaaaaaacaaatttggTCCTCAGAAGTGCATCAGAGTAGAAGGTTACCtctttttttgatttttctaattccttttgctgtatttttagtTTCTCTTCCACCTTTCCAACTTGCTCTTTCATTGTGCTGTAGCTTTCAAACATGCTGCCCTGGATAGCAAAAAAAGACAGGATGACTCACCAAATGGCACACAGTCGTTCATAGAACAATAGATGGCTTCCTCTTAAACTACTACAAAAACTTTGCATAAAATCAAGGTATGACATATAAGTATTTCTCTGCTGACTATTCTCAAGTGAAGTAGTAATTTTGCATTTATAAGTACATAGTAAACTCCACAGAAATGCACTGTGGTGTAAGATGTATCTTACACCACAGGAAGAACATGGATAAGAAATCCACCACAAGTAAGGATCCTGTCTTTAGAGATATATAATATAGATCATATAcatcaaaacattaaaacaaaaaaaaattagatcaaatcaaaataaaattagtaaATTATCATGTGCACACTTTTCACCAAAACATGCTATTTTCACCATTCTAAAAAGTTTCCTTCTGTTAGGAGAATTTGTAGTAGAATTAAAGCTTGTAAAAGCTTTTACTCTTGCaattacataaatattttttttaaagcctgaaCAGTGCAGTCTTTTAAGTATTATTTTTAACTTAGTAGCTTGCTGTATCACTTTAACATTCTCTAATacaacattccaaaaaaaacccctctctgGCATTTTGCCTTCTATTTAGAAGTTAACTTTAGCACCTCAGCTCATGTTAAGAGGTTAAAGTTTCCTCCATCACTCAGCTTTGCCCTCCAAATGACATTTGTAGCTCTCTTTCTTTAGCAGATCCTGCTTGATAACATTCCTTACTCTTATTATTTACCTTTTTCCCAGGGGAATAATCTGAAGGATCTACAGCCAGAGCTCCCTGTTCTTCAGTTTGTGTTACACTACATGCTGTTTCAACTTTCTTTGGCTTAAGACCAGGTTGTTGACTTTCTTCTTTCAGTTTTATATTTGTCTTTATTCCTatacttttctcttttcttagtTCTTCATAGGTGAAACCCAGAGAAGACAttaattcttttaaatttttattttctaaaataatgttcacatttgctttctgaaattgATCAAGCTGTTCTGAAGTTTCTTGCTTGATTCTGTCTATCTCTCTTTGCAGtacacatttttcttcctgtaagTGAGAAATGGTTTGATAACAGCTAGTTTTGCAGTCTTGGAGTTCTGAAACTAAGGTCCTGTATTTGTCTTGCTCACACTTTATCTCTGCCAAATGTCTCAACAAAGTTTCTTTTTCGCCTTCTGAAAGAGCTATTCTTTGtaaatttctctttctctcttgcaTTAATTCATTATATTGTGCTACATAGTTCTCCTTGTCTTGTAATAATTTAGCCATTTCTTTGAAGCAcctgcttctttcttctttcaggtCAGAAAGCAGCTGGAAGTACCTCATTTTCCATCTATTCAGGAATAGAACGCCCCCATGAAGTTTATTTGATGCACTTGTCCATGAATCCTTTTCAGAAttcctgtttttctcttcaGTATATGAGAGATTCTTAGAAAAAGTTGCAACTAAAAATGTTGCTGGGGTCATGGTACTTTCTTCTGTAAAGTTGTTATAACATCCACCAGCAACTTCTTTCTCATTAAATAAGTTTTGGAATGAAAGAACATTAGCTTCATCTGCTGctaaaacattttgaaaatatgcatccatctcctcttccaggGCACACATCATCTGAGCATATCTGTCATTCTCCTGTTGCAATATACAGACTTTTTTGGAGTAATTCTCATTCTCTTGCATCAGCAGAAATATCCCCTGAGAACACGCAGCCACTGCCTTTTCCAGTACAGATATTCTCACGTTACACTCATTTCCAGCTCCCCAGGTTGACGGATGACAGATACATTTATAAAAATTGTTCCCTGGCTGGAATAGTTTGCTTAAGCACACAGGCCCCTCTTGCAGAGGAAACAGCAAGTTTAGTGGATACCTCTCTTCatttgatgaaaaaaaattctgagagTATTCATGTTGCACAATTTTAGCAGCTGCTTTTTGACATGAGAAATTCTTATTTGGTTCACGTAGTTTCAAGGTCTGGTCTTTCCTTTTTGTCAGGCCAATGTTGCTGGAGGGGCTTGTTTGGTGAGTTGGTTTCTGAGtctgctttcctttcccttcaaTTTCAATTATGTCTTCTCCATTACATCCACTGTTCACATCAGGGATGcagatttctgaaatattttcttctttctccattCGTTCACGACTCCCTTTGACACATTTTTTAAAGTCTTTAAAATCAACAGATAAACTCTGGGCACCCTGCATGCTATGGAGATTCTCTTTGGCTTCCATTCCTTGCTTCCCAGGACTGAATAATTCAGTTTTGTAGGAAATTTTAGAACTTTCCTCAAGACCACAGGTCACCTGTTGTTGTAGGGCTTTGTCATTCtgtatttcttctctttcagcTCTCCCTGTAAAGATTTTTTGGTGATACTTTTCATTATCAACATCTTTATCTAGACATCTGTTCTCACTCACACTTCCTGGCAGAATTTGCTTGTTTCCCCAATGTTTTTCCATGTTGCATTCTTCTATAGATGTGAAAATTTCAGCCACAGTGGAAGGCAATGTTATATGGAGAAGTTCAGTAGCTCTGTCATAAAATCCTCCTTCTGCAACAATGCAAAGGCCATCTGACCAAAGATTTGTATTTGTCTCACAGaaactgaaattcctcactttCTCCTCAGTGGTGAAAGCTGTTATGTGACATCTTCCAAGCTCAAACAAAGTCAGTTGGAGCTCCTTCCTCATTAAGATTTCAACCACAGAAGCACGGAATGTCTTCACTGGTAGAGTTATAGTGTGCTCCTTCAAGAGAAAAAGGGTTTCTTCATCTTCAGTTCCCTTACTTGTCTCACCATTGGGTAACTTCTCAGAACAAGGGGGAAGCAGTCCTGCTGCGTGATGACTTGGGGTACACCTGAGCAAAGTGGAAGTGTCCTCCAGAGTATTTGCCCTCTGTGGTCCAAGGGTGACCTGACAATAACAAATGTGAAACTCAAAAATACATGCAAAGCAACATACTAAtcatattttgttttttccttcattgACAAAACACTTGATTACAGatagatgagaaaaaaatatttccatacaaagtgttttcaaataattaaaCACTTGCAAGAAGAGTAATGTTACAAATCAGGTATGAGTAAGTCAACCATTGTGTTAGTGCACACCTTTATGTATATACCTTGTAAAGCATCTGCAGTAGCTATGATTTAAAGCTAGTATTATATTCACCTTTAACTCTTCATTTTCTCTCCTATTTCACTTGCTCCCTGTGCACAAAGATAGCAAGAACAGCAGTAACTTTTCTTCTCACCTGCTCAGTCTCAGCTAGAGCAGCAACtttcacaaaggctctggaactGCATTCCAAAACTGGTACAAGGTCTTCTGGTACCTCCTCCATCTGTTTTGGTCCCTCACAACTACAGGCTGGTGTTTCTGTTATGATAAAGCACTGGTAAATGTAATGTCACTCCTAGGTAGCtacaaaaaagcaaacacaaaaccatCCAAGCACATGTTCtgaatagaaaaatattttagtgagaGTATACTCAAAATTCCCTTCTGTACCAGCAGCATACATCACCACTGATACAGATACAAGCATGATGGCAGACACGAAAATGAGCTTCATAAAAACCCCATAAATATCGAGGTCTAAACCAAGGCATATTTGGGGTTCATGGTTTCCAGTTCCCAAAGcatttggaaatggaaaatacaTTTCATTACAGTGGGCAGGTGGAAACTTAGGGATTAAACTTACAGGTTAAAATTACTCAGTGCAAGTCTGCATCTACATTCACTAAAATTTGCTATAAAATTCCCATTCATTTATATTGGAAGAATTTACCTAATATAATCTGTCAAGAAAAGAGTTTTGACATTGTTTGGTCTGAAGAGCAAATCTCTTTGCTGCATGGCATTCCCAAATACTATACTTCATCCAGGACATACAAAGTACCCTCTCACCTCTGAAGTTTCTTGAAAGTTCTAGGATGTCTTGTGAAAGCTCATATTTGAATAGCAGCAGTTATCATTTCACCTTCCCCAGATACAGTTTAGAGATTAGGAGGATTTTCAAACGGTTTACACCTTTTAAGTCATACACACCCCATGAACAAAATCATCTTCACTTTGATGGcatagaaatgaaagcaaaaaatcagatttctttGCATACCAGACTCTTTATCTTGTAGCAGCACAACTGGAGTTTGAGTAGCTCTGCTTCTGAGTGAATCCAAGACTGCCCTCCATTTCAGATTCTGAACTTCATCTTGAATTAGCTCTCCATTCTTAATGGGAAaagggggaggaaaaggaaaaaaccccacaggttatatgcatatatatggTGTTTGTGATAAGAAAAACAGGCATATGAATTTTCTTTGCTATTTTACATTCAAAAGACCCATTATTTCATTAGGACTGCTATTGTTTCATACAATTTTCTTATTTCAACATTTTTCCAGTAAATGCTGTAATCGTAAACTTTCCTAAAGTTTTCCCTTCATACTTTACAAAGCATTAAGGAAGAAAATCTGAGTCATAAGCATGTAATATGTCAGATCACAGGTGGAACAGTGACTAAATTATATGGTCATCAACAAAGATAAAAGAAAGTCCAATCAAGCAGGGAATAAGATTAAAAGTTCAGTGCCCAGCTACAATTGTTCCTAAGTCGAAAGAACTCAAAGTGGAATAACCATTCCAaacaaaattttgtttttccattGATAATTTAATTGCATACTTCATATTCTGTTCTTGACATTTATCTTGAGTCCCTGATTGAATCTGAAAATTTTGACACTTCCTGATGCAAAGCAGATACCCCTATTGCTTGATAACAGCACATCATATTTCACATGCACTGTGCTCATTTTCAGTGAACAGAAGAATCAGATTTGATTGTCTCAACAAAACACATAATTGAGACAGTAACCAAAACAGCTACACCACAGAAACCAAGCCAACACAGGCACTTTTGTcttcctgcagtgctctgcatcaaacaccagcagaaaataaatctgGTCGCTTTGCACTGAgctgcaattttaaaattacatatgGATGGAAAAGGCAATTACTCCCAAGTCTTCAGTTCCTAGTGAGTCAGGAAAAGGCTGCTGATTTTCCACAGGACCACCAGTGagagtaatttttatttcaatccAAGTCAGCTGCCTCATTGTTATGCTCTATTAAAAGATCTTGACTGGGAGGCACAACTTAAGTGGAAACCACAACACTTCCAAGATTTCTTCCCTTATTTTCTCCGTCATATCGACtaatagaatggtttggattgaaaGGTATCTTAAAGGTCATCCAGTTTCAACCCccttgccatgagcagggacaccttccaccagaccaggctgctcaggccccatccagcctggtcttgaacaccCCCAGGGCTAGGGCATCCaaaacctctctgggcaacctgtttgTAACTAATCCCAATTCCCTGAAACTCAATCATTCCTTTCCTGCACCTTTTCGTTTATTTTGTTATAGATATCAACTCTTGATTTATATGTGGGTACTGTCAAAAGAAAGTTACACAAAATTATGAATAGGACAGAAAGCTCAGGTGGCAGAACACCACACCTAGAAATCAAGACCTCAGTTGTCACGTGGAAGCTGCAGAAAGATTCATTGCTTGGTTTTTTGATACTTTTCCCTCACCTTCAACAGACACCCCTAATGCTCACATGTAGAAACTGATAAGTCAACACACAGCTACAGGTAACAAGCTGCTTTTTTTGGTGTATGTTCATTTCTCATTCAGGCATATACTGCAGCTGGAATATTGCAGACAGGATGCTGATACTGAGTTTGGAAATTCAAATTTTCCACAAGATTTATTTGGAGACTACACTCCACCATGAGATGCAGTTCACCTCTTGGTGCTCAGTCTAATAGGATCTTGTATTGCACAGAGTTTCTCATTTTTATAGCTGTCAACGGAGTATGATGAGCTCAAATGAGTTTTCTTGCAACTATTTTGGCTTAAATACTACAAGATCGAGGTGATGAGACTGAGAAATTCTATTTTAATACATGCTGGTAAAACTCCAGGCAAGGGGGGAAAACCCTTTtcagttttacagaaaaaacaCCAGATGTCTCCCTCCTCCTTTTATCATAGATagtgcatttttttccctgctgtctcAAGTCAATTTTCTACTAGAAAAATGCAAGTGTACTTGCAGTACCAAAATAGGAAGAAGAGACAACCAGAAATGCAGAAGGCACAGGATTTGATGCTGCAGATACTATTCACAGTATTTAGTGAACAATACCCACTCTGCATCAAAGTAAACACAAATTACGGCCTGTTCATTTATACCAAACACTGGGTAACTGAGACTCTGATCTCCTGTGACACCAGATATGTAAATTAATACttcaaaaagaaatatttagaaaacttcatgtagagaaaaaaaataggctTTTATTAGAGTACAAAATAGAAAGAATCCTGTTTCTTGAAGACTTTTGGATTGGTCTCAGGCAATTAGTCAGTTGCGTATCTTGCTTTCCCATCTTTAAATaacccttttttctccttttctcagTTTTATCAAACCAATAGTAATGCTTCACTACATCTTCTCTGGCTCTGAAATCCCTCACTCCTCTTGACTTTAGCTGTGCAGTACCCTCATAGTGCATCTGTTTGTTATACCTGTTTACAAACTCAGTGCAAGTCCATCAAGAAGtatcttaaatattttcaaaccataTTCTTCATTCCCAAGAAGAAGTGAATACACCAGTTAAAGTGATTATAGCAATGGCTCATGGTAAGCAGTTGGTTTTTCTGCCACTTTGGGGCAGCTCCAGAGACCTGTGGGGTGAGGTGCAGCTTCTGAGCTCTCCTCAGAGTCACCCACATGCTGCTGGTTACTGCAGGATGGTCTTTCCACTCTCCCACAGACACAACTGTGTCTGGAGCTCACTGCCTTGGAACTCTAGAATCAATGATGGGATAAAATCACCAGGCCTGCAAGAGTGCATTCCACTaccaggttaaaaaaaaaaaaaagtctatatTTCCTCTAGCTTTATGGGTACAAGATCCTCTCTAGCTTCTCCCAGTTCTGGAAGTACTCGCAGTCTGACTGACCTCCAGTATGAAAGGGTTTTGTTCATGCCCTTTACCTCTTGGTTAGCTGCAGTTAAAACCAGGAGAGCTCTTGGCATATCAGGTCACAATCTGAATGAGTGTGAGGCATAGCTGATCTCACTTTAAATAAAGTCTCAATAAAAATACCCTGCACCTCAGTGCATAAAGAATAAAACTTTGTTTGAGTCCACTCTGTGAAAATAATTGTTCCTTGTCAGCAAAATGAATTGG
This window contains:
- the JAKMIP1 gene encoding janus kinase and microtubule-interacting protein 1 isoform X6 gives rise to the protein MKELERSHKTLLVMIDQLCVKLDQVENANLRIKGKLQSIQEDLMHLVENQKKSEKKHKEKLRWLQEQLKTKEDEIKSQSEYFEHYKQRQRQQTEVLRKRDCYLQGEVSRLEKQVLDLNAHAAFLTSKLEEGMVQHLQQKLQSVCSGAQGCKHPGREEMEWKSYIENVEHDVKSHFKAFQQNLKFLREKEENTRREQADLLTELQCSQNTEDFLRTKLEESHHHVYSLKLSEIKLQEKVEELLDENRTLKDQGIMKLKKKNKKYSELTRLVDGDNSVDLNGELIQDEVQNLKWRAVLDSLRSRATQTPVVLLQDKESETPACSCEGPKQMEEVPEDLVPVLECSSRAFVKVAALAETEQVTLGPQRANTLEDTSTLLRCTPSHHAAGLLPPCSEKLPNGETSKGTEDEETLFLLKEHTITLPVKTFRASVVEILMRKELQLTLFELGRCHITAFTTEEKVRNFSFCETNTNLWSDGLCIVAEGGFYDRATELLHITLPSTVAEIFTSIEECNMEKHWGNKQILPGSVSENRCLDKDVDNEKYHQKIFTGRAEREEIQNDKALQQQVTCGLEESSKISYKTELFSPGKQGMEAKENLHSMQGAQSLSVDFKDFKKCVKGSRERMEKEENISEICIPDVNSGCNGEDIIEIEGKGKQTQKPTHQTSPSSNIGLTKRKDQTLKLREPNKNFSCQKAAAKIVQHEYSQNFFSSNEERYPLNLLFPLQEGPVCLSKLFQPGNNFYKCICHPSTWGAGNECNVRISVLEKAVAACSQGIFLLMQENENYSKKVCILQQENDRYAQMMCALEEEMDAYFQNVLAADEANVLSFQNLFNEKEVAGGCYNNFTEESTMTPATFLVATFSKNLSYTEEKNRNSEKDSWTSASNKLHGGVLFLNRWKMRYFQLLSDLKEERSRCFKEMAKLLQDKENYVAQYNELMQERKRNLQRIALSEGEKETLLRHLAEIKCEQDKYRTLVSELQDCKTSCYQTISHLQEEKCVLQREIDRIKQETSEQLDQFQKANVNIILENKNLKELMSSLGFTYEELRKEKSIGIKTNIKLKEESQQPGLKPKKVETACSVTQTEEQGALAVDPSDYSPGKKGSMFESYSTMKEQVGKVEEKLKIQQKELEKSKKEAQKWYRELGFAETRYEETKTRLMQALSELDHLKQEVGDKMQGKQSCKLMPVYTLKDAQEKEINKIASKRLEQQVLTLKAQLRDQAALQNQFHDLQNEVELLQARLCEKEKELQKRKSEVKLTLAPLKAKLACLTQKCQERNSFIRRMHDEFHRQGFINSAFDEEIQNLVNDMTLAEYTAAFTPMCDQEN